The following coding sequences are from one Treponema bryantii window:
- a CDS encoding flagellar basal body-associated FliL family protein, whose protein sequence is MKKILSILSLILFLSFSTFAQNTNLKYYSDYTKDFSGYAVAVYQGTLKDLGITEKEFFDRISETIDDTIPPVQKLTKKNNWLFRQALNEYDYEKDEIYIVACAESVYSSEALIFLVLVKGKNDVTWRAYNLKEDDISTLESLFENKAEVTPIPSSEEYISGQREILDWYTSLGIIQTTTCDDPPATVRVEVGLAYKKGDDATKTEITTRTVELKAFLRRYFSGKTAAELRNTNNEDALENEIKNGINDKILSSSRVRDVVFMQKDVIEQN, encoded by the coding sequence ATGAAGAAGATTCTTTCTATTCTAAGTCTAATTCTATTTCTTTCATTTTCTACTTTTGCCCAGAATACAAACTTAAAATATTATTCAGATTATACAAAAGATTTTTCAGGTTATGCAGTAGCTGTATATCAAGGAACATTAAAAGATTTAGGTATCACTGAAAAAGAATTCTTTGATAGAATTTCTGAAACTATTGATGATACTATTCCGCCAGTACAAAAACTTACAAAGAAAAATAACTGGCTTTTTCGTCAGGCATTAAATGAATATGATTATGAAAAAGATGAAATTTATATAGTTGCATGTGCTGAATCTGTATATTCATCAGAAGCTTTAATTTTTCTGGTATTAGTCAAAGGAAAGAATGATGTTACCTGGAGAGCTTATAATTTAAAAGAAGATGATATTAGTACATTGGAAAGTTTATTTGAGAATAAGGCGGAGGTAACTCCGATTCCTTCAAGTGAAGAATATATATCAGGACAGAGAGAAATCTTAGACTGGTATACTTCTCTAGGAATTATTCAAACAACAACATGTGATGATCCTCCAGCTACTGTTAGAGTTGAAGTTGGTCTTGCATATAAAAAAGGTGATGATGCTACAAAAACTGAAATAACAACCAGAACAGTAGAATTAAAAGCTTTCTTACGTAGATATTTTAGTGGTAAAACTGCAGCTGAATTAAGAAATACAAATAATGAAGATGCTCTTGAAAATGAAATTAAGAATGGAATAAATGATAAAATACTTTCAAGTAGCAGAGTTCGAGATGTTGTATTTATGCAGAAAGATGTTATAGAACAAAACTAG